A stretch of Aureispira sp. CCB-E DNA encodes these proteins:
- a CDS encoding amino acid deaminase/aldolase: protein MKKRTYPYYKNAFEGQAMPFAYVDLDFFDQNIKDILERANRKNIRIASKSIRCVQLMRRILDYSEQYQGIMCFTATEAVWLSRQGFDDLLVAYPTFQAKHIEGVAQEVQKGKKIYLMTDKLEHLQQINKIGERLKLKIPICMDLDVSSDFPGLHFGVYRSSLCTLESVKIYLEQLKKFPFVNLKGIMGYEAQIAGVGNQVPHQGVKNRLIRILQRRSIKEIRERRGKAIELVKEAVGALDFVNGGGTGSVEVTSEEEGITEVAVGSGFYTPTLFDNYEHFQHLPASGYAIEIVRQPQQQIYTCLGGGYVASGPLGIDKLPKPYLPDGCELYPNEMAGEVQTPIYYKGKESLQIGDPIFFRHSKAGELCERFNELLLLKGGKVVEKTETYRGAGQCFL from the coding sequence ATGAAGAAAAGAACTTATCCATATTATAAAAATGCATTTGAAGGACAAGCAATGCCCTTTGCCTATGTTGATTTAGATTTTTTTGATCAAAACATAAAAGATATTCTAGAGCGTGCCAATAGAAAAAATATTCGGATTGCATCTAAGTCGATTCGCTGTGTTCAGTTGATGCGTCGAATATTGGATTATAGCGAACAATATCAGGGGATTATGTGTTTTACAGCAACCGAAGCGGTTTGGTTGAGTCGCCAAGGCTTTGACGATCTGTTGGTTGCTTATCCTACGTTTCAGGCAAAGCATATAGAAGGCGTTGCCCAAGAAGTTCAAAAAGGGAAAAAAATCTATTTAATGACGGATAAGTTAGAGCATCTTCAGCAGATTAATAAAATTGGTGAACGCTTGAAGTTGAAAATTCCTATTTGCATGGATTTGGATGTTTCTAGTGATTTTCCTGGGTTGCATTTTGGCGTTTATCGATCTAGTTTGTGTACCCTAGAATCTGTTAAAATCTATTTGGAGCAGTTGAAAAAATTCCCTTTTGTAAACTTGAAGGGGATAATGGGTTATGAAGCACAAATTGCAGGGGTAGGAAATCAAGTGCCGCATCAAGGAGTTAAAAATAGGTTGATCAGAATATTACAAAGACGCTCTATTAAGGAAATACGAGAGCGCAGAGGAAAAGCAATCGAGTTGGTAAAGGAGGCAGTTGGTGCACTAGACTTTGTGAATGGAGGAGGGACTGGAAGTGTGGAAGTGACTAGCGAAGAGGAGGGCATTACAGAAGTAGCTGTGGGCTCAGGATTTTATACCCCTACTTTATTTGACAATTACGAGCATTTTCAACATTTGCCAGCGTCAGGGTATGCCATAGAGATAGTGCGTCAACCGCAACAACAAATTTATACTTGTTTGGGAGGTGGTTATGTTGCTTCTGGTCCTTTGGGGATCGACAAATTACCCAAACCCTATCTTCCCGATGGTTGTGAACTCTACCCCAATGAAATGGCAGGCGAAGTTCAAACGCCTATTTATTATAAAGGAAAAGAATCGTTGCAGATTGGCGACCCTATTTTTTTTCGACATAGTAAGGCTGGAGAACTATGCGAGCGATTCAACGAGTTGTTATTGCTGAAAGGAGGTAAAGTAGTAGAAAAAACAGAAACGTATAGAGGAGCAGGGCAATGCTTTTTGTAA
- a CDS encoding DNA alkylation repair protein, producing the protein MDSQQITAELSTFLSAHQNPVDAPIMAGYMRNQFDFFGLKKPARQKLCKSFWETRTRPTLEELPSLVQALWESPYRELQYHALDLMHQSIKKLSPSWLNLWEQLVVQKSWWDTVDYLAPRLIGAMLLKYPKHTIPYTKKWIESDNFWLQRVAIIFQLKYKDKTNQQILFDYILGRADSKEFFVQKASGWALREYSKTNAEAVIHFTTSYQDLLSPLTYREARKWMKKQDLI; encoded by the coding sequence ATGGATTCACAACAAATTACAGCAGAGTTAAGCACTTTTCTAAGTGCTCACCAAAACCCAGTAGACGCCCCTATTATGGCTGGCTATATGCGCAATCAATTTGATTTTTTTGGATTAAAAAAACCTGCTCGCCAAAAATTATGTAAATCGTTTTGGGAAACAAGAACACGCCCTACCCTAGAGGAACTTCCCTCACTTGTTCAGGCTTTATGGGAAAGTCCTTATCGTGAATTACAATACCACGCATTAGATCTTATGCATCAATCTATCAAAAAATTATCTCCTAGTTGGTTAAACCTATGGGAACAACTTGTGGTTCAAAAATCTTGGTGGGATACAGTAGATTATTTAGCTCCAAGGCTTATTGGAGCAATGCTTTTAAAATATCCAAAACACACCATTCCTTATACCAAAAAATGGATTGAGTCAGACAATTTTTGGTTGCAAAGGGTAGCAATTATATTTCAATTAAAATACAAAGATAAAACCAATCAACAAATCTTATTCGATTATATTTTAGGTCGTGCAGATTCCAAAGAGTTCTTTGTTCAGAAAGCTAGTGGTTGGGCATTGAGAGAATATTCCAAAACTAACGCAGAAGCGGTGATACACTTTACAACATCTTACCAAGACTTGTTGTCGCCTCTTACTTATCGTGAAGCTAGAAAAT
- a CDS encoding neutral/alkaline non-lysosomal ceramidase N-terminal domain-containing protein, protein MYKIGVSKVEMTYFKEGAGMLGYGMHFHKIEGVETPQYARAFVVENDHKKVVFVNADFCFSTNYLKTRVLTRLVSEKPELGYSDANVMITAQHTHSAAGGYTQHLAYNFTTPGFKEDVCMRYANAIFDAIVLADKNKKPGNISHHKAMFDKDAEICFNRSIRAYNQNPEVGVRIPMKKRHLAADRTMKLLRFDDADGKPIGSLNWFGVHTTSVSNRYRKVCYDNKGYAADMFENYLQEKYDNKDIVTGFAQDAAGDISPNFIWDRRNREYRGKHLDDYESAAYNGKLQSDKAKEIFESASKIGKKIEGDIDYLLMYADMSDVGIDESYTGGLKHETTSDPTWGMSFLEGTTDGQGAAKIVGQAVRVFLGSIRQVEVMAARMSKDEARQKRVIGYYNAHHPKAIVINHATGVTAGAIHPEKLVVPGFVDPSIKFIKFANKVGYGKKTPWIPKILPLQIFIIGNMAIVGVPSEITTIAGARLRKTVANVLEERGVSEVLLSPYANSYAGYITTYEEYRLQLYEGGHTLFGKWTLAAYQMKFRQMAEELLKAPEDRKKVALQPEIFDMKDIWTGMDDLGILAALEATDELLESGEEEEEKDEEEAV, encoded by the coding sequence ATGTATAAAATTGGCGTTAGCAAGGTCGAGATGACCTATTTTAAAGAAGGAGCAGGAATGTTAGGGTATGGCATGCATTTTCATAAAATAGAAGGTGTAGAAACTCCCCAATATGCACGTGCTTTTGTTGTTGAAAATGACCATAAAAAAGTTGTTTTTGTGAATGCAGATTTCTGTTTTTCAACAAACTATCTTAAAACCAGAGTGCTTACTCGTTTAGTGTCGGAAAAACCAGAATTGGGCTATTCGGATGCAAATGTAATGATTACAGCACAGCATACACACAGTGCGGCGGGTGGGTATACTCAACATTTGGCGTATAATTTTACAACCCCTGGTTTTAAAGAGGATGTTTGTATGCGTTATGCAAATGCTATTTTTGATGCTATTGTCCTAGCAGATAAGAATAAGAAACCTGGCAATATCAGCCATCACAAAGCTATGTTTGATAAGGACGCTGAAATATGTTTTAATCGTTCTATTCGTGCTTACAATCAAAACCCAGAAGTTGGCGTACGTATTCCTATGAAAAAACGTCATTTGGCTGCTGATCGAACCATGAAATTATTGCGATTTGATGATGCTGATGGGAAACCTATTGGTAGTTTGAACTGGTTTGGCGTACACACAACTAGTGTTTCAAATCGCTATCGCAAGGTTTGTTATGATAATAAAGGATATGCAGCTGATATGTTTGAAAATTATCTTCAAGAGAAATATGATAACAAAGATATTGTAACAGGTTTTGCACAAGATGCAGCAGGAGATATTAGCCCTAACTTTATATGGGATCGTAGAAATAGAGAGTACCGTGGAAAGCATTTGGATGATTACGAAAGTGCGGCTTATAATGGAAAACTGCAAAGCGATAAAGCCAAAGAGATTTTTGAATCTGCTTCTAAGATTGGTAAAAAAATAGAAGGCGATATTGATTATTTATTGATGTATGCAGATATGTCGGATGTTGGTATTGACGAATCTTATACAGGAGGGCTAAAACATGAAACGACAAGTGATCCAACTTGGGGAATGTCTTTTTTGGAAGGAACCACAGATGGTCAAGGAGCAGCTAAAATTGTAGGGCAAGCAGTTCGTGTGTTTTTGGGATCAATTCGTCAAGTCGAAGTGATGGCAGCTAGAATGAGCAAAGACGAGGCACGTCAGAAAAGAGTAATTGGTTATTATAATGCGCATCACCCTAAGGCAATTGTTATTAATCATGCAACAGGGGTAACAGCAGGCGCTATACATCCTGAGAAGTTGGTCGTTCCTGGATTTGTTGATCCGTCGATTAAATTTATCAAATTTGCCAATAAGGTAGGTTATGGGAAAAAAACACCTTGGATACCTAAAATTTTACCATTGCAAATTTTTATTATTGGCAATATGGCAATTGTGGGCGTACCTTCAGAAATAACAACGATTGCAGGAGCTCGCTTGCGCAAGACGGTAGCAAATGTACTAGAAGAACGAGGCGTTTCAGAAGTTTTATTGTCTCCTTATGCGAATTCTTATGCAGGCTATATTACCACCTACGAAGAGTATCGTTTGCAATTGTATGAGGGAGGTCATACGCTGTTTGGCAAATGGACTTTAGCGGCTTATCAGATGAAGTTTAGACAGATGGCAGAGGAACTTTTGAAAGCCCCTGAAGATCGAAAGAAGGTTGCCTTACAGCCCGAAATATTCGATATGAAGGATATTTGGACAGGTATGGATGACTTAGGTATATTGGCTGCCTTAGAGGCTACGGATGAATTGCTTGAATCGGGAGAGGAAGAAGAAGAAAAAGACGAAGAAGAAGCGGTTTAA